Proteins encoded in a region of the Perca fluviatilis chromosome 8, GENO_Pfluv_1.0, whole genome shotgun sequence genome:
- the stoml1 gene encoding stomatin-like protein 1 has translation MFSKSYQPLPQRESTCPRTPGLFVDTDSFTQRGYHKGFSFDNIPNVSENNFTDTSQGLLSWMCNLIVIFLVYIGTFITFPITGWFVLKAVPNYQRIVVFRLGRVGPPKGPGIVLVLPLIDQWQRVDLRTRAFNIPPCQVTTLDGGVLSVGADIQFRIWSPVMSVLSVQDLNASTRMTAQKALTYSLAKKTFKEIQTERVKLGEYLGMDINEMTRPWGLEVDRVELTLGSLLKAPEGGPSGPLIMPPSVPGLEGLTGLTGPIQQLAMHFLGQSGISQPQQGDSITFTDELSSAPQAAVATPGSVEELLGGVRLLLSETLVHQIGACFQFDISSEHGQHHSYYVDLSQGSGAAGAGSLCGEPDVTLSMSDSDLLAMFQGRLQPFAAYTSGRLTIQGDIKTAMKLEELLKLLKK, from the exons ATGTTTAGCAAGTCGTATCAGCCGCTCCCTCAGAGGGAGTCCACTTGTCCGAGGACTCCTGGCTTGTTCGTTGACACTGACAGCTTCACACAGCGCGGCTACCACAAAGGGTTTTCATTTGACAACATCCCCAATGTCTCTGAAAACAACTTCACTG ATACCTCCCAAGGATTGCTGTCCTGGATGTGCAACCTGATTGTCATCTTCCTCGTCTACATCGGCACCTTTATAACATTTCCTATAACAGGATGGTTTGTACTGAAA GCGGTGCCTAACTACCAGAGAATAGTAGTGTTTCGTCTGGGTCGAGTTGGTCCTCCAAAGGGTCCGGGTATTGTCCTTGTCCTGCCACTCATTGACCAGTGGCAGAGAGTAGACCTGCGCACCCGTGCTTTCAACATCCCTCCTTGCCAG GTGACTACTCTGGATGGCGGGGTGTTGTCAGTGGGAGCAGACATTCAGTTCAGGATCTGGAGCCCCGTCATGTCAGTACTATCAGTCCAGGACCTGAACGCCTCAACCAGGATGACTGCACAGAAGGCTTTGACCTACAGCCTTGCCAAAAAGACTTTCAAGGAGATCCAAACTGAGAGAGTTAAACTTGGAGAATATCTTGGG ATGGACATAAATGAGATGACTCGTCCCTGGGGGCTGGAAGTGGACAGGGTAGAGCTTACCCTGGGATCTCTACTAAAAGCACCAGAGGGAGGCCCCTCTGGACCCCTCATCATGCCTCCATCTGTGCCTGGACTGGAAGGCCTCACAGGCCTCACTGGCCCCATTCAGCAGTTGGCCATGCACTTTCTGGGCCAAAGTGGCATTTCACAGCCTCAACAAG GTGACAGCATTACCTTTACAGATGAGCTCAGCAGTGCCCCTCAGGCAGCTGTGGCCACACCAGGTTCTGTTGAAGAACTGCTTGGTGGGGTCAGGCTCCTGCTCTCTGAAACTTTGGTCCACCAGATTGGGGCCTGCTTCCAGTTTGACATAAGCTCGGAACACGGACAGCATCATAGTTACTACGTGGATTTGAGCCAAG GTAGCGGTGCAGCTGGAGCAGGGTCCTTGTGCGGAGAACCAGATGTGACACTGAGTATGAGTGACAGCGACCTTCTGGCCATGTTCCAGGGCAGGCTTCAACCATTTGCTGCTTACACCAGTGGCAGACTCACAATCCAGGGAGACATTAAGACTGCCATGAAGCTGGAAGAACTCTTAAAGCTACTTAAGAAATAG
- the nr2e3 gene encoding photoreceptor-specific nuclear receptor, which translates to MEDHMSKINMFSSDMSNDFTDGHQAEISSVPDKALDHGLLCNVCSDSSSGKHYGIYACNGCSGFFKRSVRRRLIYRCQAGTGRCPVDKAHRNQCQACRLKKCLQAGMNKDAVQNERQPRSTAHVSLDSISVATKKEHLATTQDITSSATYSSVICRPLITSSVTTSATIQPCSNPNTVHRFMVSLLTAETCAKLEPEDVEENIDVTTNDSERDRTPSDCRVSPYASSCSESIYETSARLLFMSVKWAKNLPVFAHLPFRDQVILLEEAWSEMFLLCAIQWSLPMDSCPLLSLPDLSPTQQAKISVPTADLRILEEVFNRFKALAVDPTEFACLKAIVLFKPETRSLKDPEQVENLQDQSQVLLSQHIHSEYPSQSARFGRLLLLLPSLHFVSSEKIEKLFFQRTIGSTPMEKLLCDMFKN; encoded by the exons ATGGAGGACCACATGAGCAAAATTAACATGTTTTCTTCTGACATGTCTAATGACTTCACAGATGGACATCAAGCAG AAATCAGTTCAGTCCCAGATAAAGCACTTGACCATGGCCTGCTTTGTAATGTGTGTTCCGATTCAAGCAGTGGTAAACACTATGGTATCTATGCCTGCAACGGCTGCAGTGGCTTCTTCAAGCGCAGTGTGAGACGAAGACTCATTTACAG GTGTCAGGCTGGAACTGGCAGGTGCCCTGTTGACAAGGCTCATCGGAACCAATGCCAAGCTTGTCGACTAAAGAAGTGTCTCCAAGCTGGCATGAACAAAGATG CTGTGCAGAATGAGCGGCAGCCTCGAAGCACAGCACATGTCAGTCTAGACTCTATAAGTGTGGCCACTAAAAAGGAGCACCTGGCCACCACACAGGACATCACTTCCTCTGCCACCTACTCATCAGTCATCTGCAGACCTCTGATCACTTCCTCCGTCACCACCTCTGCCACCATACAGCCCTGCAGCAACCCCAATACCGTCCACCGCTTTATGGTCAGCCTACTGACTGCAGAGACCTGTGCAAAACTGGAGCCTGAGGACG TGGAGGAGAATATTGATGTGACCACCAATGATTCAGAGAGAGATCGGACTCCCTCTGACTGTCGTGTGTCCCCGTACGCCTCCAGCTGTTCAGAGAGTATATACGAGACATCGGCACGACTTCTCTTCATGTCTGTCAAGTGGGCAAAAAATTTGCCAGTTTTTGCTCACTTGCCATTTCGAGACCAG GTGATTCTCCTTGAGGAAGCTTGGAGTGAGATGTTCCTCTTGTGTGCCATCCAGTGGTCCCTGCCCATGGACAGCTGTCCTCTTCTGTCTCTGCCAGATCTTTCTCCCACACAGCAGGCCAAGATCAGCGTCCCCACAGCTGACCTGCGCATTCTGGAAGAGGTCTTTAATCGCTTTAAGGCCCTGGCTGTTGACCCTACTGAGTTTGCCTGCCTGAAAGCCATTGTACTATTCAAGCCAG AGACACGCAGCCTCAAAGACCCAGAGCAGGTGGAGAATCTGCAGGACCAGTCGCAGGTGTTGCTAAGTCAGCACATCCACTCAGAATACCCCAGCCAAAGTGCCAG GTTTGGGAGACTGTTACTTCTGCTGCCATCCCTCCATTTTGTGAGCTCTGAGAAAATAGAGAAGCTGTTCTTTCAAAGGACCATTGGCAGCACACCCATGGAGAAGCTGCTGTGTGACATGTTCAAAAACTAA